One uncultured Carboxylicivirga sp. genomic window, TAAATGATCATTAGCCCACCCAGAATCTTAAATGCGGTTTGCAGGTTAAAAACAATTACACAAAAAAAGAAAATAATAAACGATACGATGGCAGGTACTAATCCTTTAATACTTCTGTCGGGTTTTAACTTGCGTGTCATGACTTTATAATTTAATAATTATAAACTATAATATTAATGAACTATATAAATTTATTACTATAGGATTGAAATTGTCAATATTTAATTGAGGTTATTTAAGGGTGGAGGAATTATTTAGAATAATTTTAAAGAAGATGTCAGAACATGAGATAAATCCTAGGATGTTCTGTTTGATATTCTTAATTTTCTGGTTTTAGAAATAATTTGTAAACCAAATAATATGCAAGATTTAAAACAATACATTGAAGATAATAAACAACGGTTTCTGGATGAGTTGTTTGAATTGATTCGTATACCTTCAATTAGTTCAATAGCTGATCATAAACCGGATATGTTGAAGGCCGCCGAACAATGGAAAAAAATATTACTGGATGCCGGTGCTGATAAGGCAGAAATAATGGAGACTGAAGGAAATCCTGTTACTTATGGTGAAAAAATTATTGATCCTTCATTTCCAACTGTGATGATTTATGGTCATATGGATGTTATGCCGGTTGACCCTATTAATTTATGGGATAGCCCGCCTTTTGAACCTGAAGTTCGCAATGGTAAGATATATGCACGTGGCGCTGATGATGATAAGGGACAGGCATTTATGCACGCAAAGGCTTTTGAATATTTGGTTAAAACCAATCAGTTGAAATGTAATGTTAAGTTTTTGATTGAAGGAGAAGAAGAGGTAGGATCTCCAAACCTTCCAAAATTTTGTGAATTAAATAAAGATATGTTGAAATCAGATGTTATACTGGTTTCAGATACAGGGATGATAGCACCGAATGTTCCTACTATTACAACCGGACTAAGAGGATTGGCATACTGGGAGGTTGAAGTTACCGGTCCAAATCGTGATCTGCATTCAGGATTATTTGGTGGTGCGGTGGCCAATCCAATTAATGTGTTGGCACGTATGATTACTCAAATGGTTGATGAGAATGGACATATAACTATACCTGGTTTTTACGATGATGTAATAGAGGTATCTGCTGAAGAGAGGGCTTTGATGGCGAAGGCTCCGTACAATCAGGAAGAATATAAAAAAGCTCTTGATGTTAACGAACTTTATGGAGAAAATGGTTATACAACCAATGAACGCACAGGTATCCGTCCTTCTTTTGATGTTTGCGGTATCTGGGGAGGATATACCGGAGAAGGTGCAAAAACCGTATTACCATCAAAAGCCTATGCAAAAATTTCCTCGCGTTTAGTACCTGATCAGGATCATGAGAAAATTGCCGATCTTTTTATCAATCATTTCGAATTAATAGCACCGGATTATGTTAAGGTTAAGGTGAAATCATTACATGGAGGACAAGCTTATGTTTGTCCGATTGATGTACCTGCATATAAGGCTGCAGAAAAAGCATGCGAGACAGTATTCGGTAAAAAACCTGTGCCGGTTCGAAGTGGTGGGTCTATTCCAATTATATCAACTTTTGAACAAATTCTTGGTGTGAAATCTGTTTT contains:
- a CDS encoding dipeptidase, which produces MQDLKQYIEDNKQRFLDELFELIRIPSISSIADHKPDMLKAAEQWKKILLDAGADKAEIMETEGNPVTYGEKIIDPSFPTVMIYGHMDVMPVDPINLWDSPPFEPEVRNGKIYARGADDDKGQAFMHAKAFEYLVKTNQLKCNVKFLIEGEEEVGSPNLPKFCELNKDMLKSDVILVSDTGMIAPNVPTITTGLRGLAYWEVEVTGPNRDLHSGLFGGAVANPINVLARMITQMVDENGHITIPGFYDDVIEVSAEERALMAKAPYNQEEYKKALDVNELYGENGYTTNERTGIRPSFDVCGIWGGYTGEGAKTVLPSKAYAKISSRLVPDQDHEKIADLFINHFELIAPDYVKVKVKSLHGGQAYVCPIDVPAYKAAEKACETVFGKKPVPVRSGGSIPIISTFEQILGVKSVLMGFGLESDAIHSPNENFPLEQFYNGIETIPYFYKYFAEMNK